The Dendrosporobacter quercicolus genome includes a window with the following:
- a CDS encoding prephenate dehydrogenase — translation MKQLNIAIIGLGLIGGSLGLAIKHHYGAQVMVAGVDQDAGTLAYALGSGAVDSAGTDSRTAASQADIVFLCTPVLQIVPVVQNIIPCLKPGTILSDVGSTKQYLYEKISGLLPADIHYVAGHPMAGSEQSGIMAADKDLFRDKCYIIIPETARLASAAEKICSLLSCTGAKITAMELAQHDRCAAVISHAPHVTAAALVHLLGLRPAELGNNLKLAGGGFRDTTRIASSNADMWADICLSNPEAIADSLTHLQGIIGQVIADIRREDRESVHAFFKTAKLRRDSLIQASFCPSAGNAE, via the coding sequence ATGAAGCAGTTGAATATTGCCATTATCGGTCTGGGCTTGATCGGCGGTTCGCTGGGGCTGGCTATCAAGCACCATTACGGCGCTCAGGTTATGGTGGCAGGCGTTGATCAGGATGCAGGCACGCTTGCTTATGCGCTCGGCAGCGGTGCGGTAGACTCTGCCGGAACCGATAGCCGTACGGCTGCCAGCCAGGCCGACATTGTATTTTTGTGCACACCGGTACTGCAAATTGTACCGGTTGTACAAAATATCATTCCTTGCCTGAAACCGGGGACGATATTGAGCGACGTCGGCAGCACCAAGCAGTATCTGTACGAAAAAATTTCCGGGCTGCTGCCAGCGGATATTCATTATGTAGCCGGCCATCCGATGGCCGGCAGTGAGCAGAGCGGCATTATGGCTGCCGACAAGGATTTATTCCGCGATAAATGTTATATTATTATTCCCGAAACGGCCCGGCTGGCGTCGGCCGCAGAGAAAATCTGCAGCCTTCTATCCTGTACCGGGGCCAAAATAACGGCAATGGAGCTGGCGCAGCATGACCGGTGCGCGGCGGTGATCAGCCATGCGCCTCATGTGACGGCGGCGGCGCTCGTTCATTTGCTGGGCTTAAGGCCGGCTGAGCTGGGGAATAATCTGAAGCTGGCGGGGGGCGGTTTTCGCGATACGACCCGGATTGCCTCATCCAATGCCGATATGTGGGCCGACATCTGCCTGTCCAATCCTGAAGCCATTGCCGACAGTCTGACTCATTTGCAGGGGATTATCGGCCAGGTCATTGCCGACATCCGGCGAGAGGACCGGGAGTCGGTTCATGCATTCTTTAAAACAGCCAAGCTCCGCCGGGATTCGCTGATTCAGGCGTCGTTCTGCCCAAGTGCGGGTAATGCGGAGTAA
- a CDS encoding class I SAM-dependent methyltransferase, translating into MLERGERIWDGRLGSPLAMDYLISNARQLPALMRGERQAALLLFPEGKMDYANALYRNSITARYLTKATAAAVSRICAEKIAAGGQTAHLVEIGAGTGATTAVVAPCLKACAGKLAVDYLFTDVSQFFLAAARETFRDCPWMRFGLVNIDREFEQQGLAPESADIVIAAGVLNNAFNTDQTAKDLLQLLPDGGWLLVVEPTREFPEMLISQAFMMTQPEDDRKNTKTTFLSVRQWEHVFWQAGAAEVRSLPSDEHMLAPMEQKFFAVKKDSRTRLKQEESL; encoded by the coding sequence ATGCTGGAGCGAGGCGAGAGGATCTGGGACGGCCGGCTTGGTTCACCTTTGGCGATGGACTATCTCATCAGTAATGCTCGGCAGCTGCCGGCGTTGATGAGGGGAGAAAGGCAGGCGGCGCTGTTGCTGTTTCCGGAGGGAAAAATGGACTACGCCAACGCGTTGTACCGGAATTCAATCACAGCCAGGTATCTGACTAAAGCAACAGCGGCGGCCGTCAGTCGCATCTGCGCGGAGAAAATTGCCGCAGGCGGGCAAACTGCCCATCTGGTGGAGATTGGCGCGGGGACAGGGGCGACTACGGCTGTTGTGGCTCCGTGCTTAAAGGCTTGCGCCGGAAAGCTTGCAGTGGACTATCTGTTTACCGATGTATCGCAGTTTTTCCTGGCGGCTGCGCGGGAAACCTTCCGGGATTGCCCGTGGATGCGGTTTGGTCTTGTAAACATCGACCGGGAGTTTGAACAGCAGGGCTTAGCGCCGGAAAGCGCGGATATCGTCATCGCTGCGGGCGTGCTCAATAATGCGTTCAATACCGATCAGACGGCAAAGGATTTACTGCAGCTGTTACCGGACGGCGGCTGGCTGCTGGTTGTCGAGCCGACCCGTGAATTTCCGGAAATGCTGATTTCCCAGGCTTTTATGATGACTCAGCCGGAAGACGACAGGAAAAACACGAAAACAACCTTTCTTTCAGTCCGGCAGTGGGAACATGTTTTTTGGCAAGCCGGAGCGGCTGAGGTACGGTCCCTCCCGTCTGATGAGCATATGCTTGCTCCCATGGAGCAAAAATTTTTTGCAGTGAAAAAAGACAGCCGCACAAGGCTGAAACAGGAGGAGAGTTTATGA
- a CDS encoding helix-turn-helix transcriptional regulator, which yields MGLNIELGTETITNLIQHQRIKEGKSFSYGSRVVCSGEFSPAVRLILNELMNCHYRDQLKKMYLEGKIMELVAVYLNEVVFGSRVCSHIRLSSCDVEALRQARGILDKNITSPPTIGKLAKLICLNEYKLKKGFKELFGMPVHAYIIDKRLEMARFFIEDKKLRVTEAALLVGYNDLSYFAEKFRKKYGVNPSEYSKNLS from the coding sequence TTGGGTCTGAACATTGAATTAGGCACTGAAACAATAACAAATTTAATTCAGCACCAGCGAATAAAAGAAGGAAAAAGTTTTTCTTATGGCAGCAGGGTGGTTTGCAGCGGAGAATTTTCCCCCGCTGTCCGGCTTATTCTAAACGAATTAATGAACTGTCATTATCGGGACCAATTAAAGAAAATGTATCTTGAAGGTAAAATAATGGAACTGGTCGCTGTTTATTTAAATGAGGTTGTCTTTGGAAGCAGAGTCTGCTCTCACATCCGCTTATCTTCGTGTGATGTAGAGGCGTTGCGCCAGGCTAGGGGGATTCTTGATAAAAATATTACATCACCGCCAACGATTGGGAAATTGGCAAAATTGATTTGTCTAAATGAATATAAATTAAAAAAGGGATTCAAAGAATTATTCGGTATGCCGGTTCATGCCTACATTATTGACAAACGGCTGGAAATGGCGCGCTTTTTTATAGAGGATAAAAAGCTGCGTGTGACTGAAGCGGCTTTGCTGGTAGGTTATAATGATCTCAGTTATTTTGCAGAGAAATTCCGGAAAAAATATGGCGTTAATCCTTCGGAATATAGTAAAAATTTATCATAG
- a CDS encoding thioesterase II family protein: protein MNNQSTVTPWLLTRPDARDIIRVFCLPYAGGGASVYRGWAKELPEGAGIYPIQLPGRENRIAEPPARDMTTLVHEISRAIVPYLQQPFILFGHSLGARLAFEIARNIRRKWNLQPSRLIVSGSRAPEIPEPKPLHGLPDSAFIEELRRFSGTPEAVLQSRELMELFLPVLRADFTVDETYVYSADKPLECPISAFGGTKDPEAGSKEVQGWARHTSCSFSLEMLEGGHFFLQTARPALLRSVGKILLGHLAAAAVAGKKEVNAGL, encoded by the coding sequence ATGAACAATCAATCAACCGTTACGCCCTGGCTGCTCACCCGCCCTGACGCCAGGGATATCATCCGCGTTTTCTGCCTGCCGTACGCCGGCGGCGGAGCGTCTGTGTACCGGGGCTGGGCCAAGGAACTGCCTGAAGGGGCGGGCATTTATCCCATTCAGCTTCCGGGCCGGGAAAACCGGATTGCCGAACCGCCGGCGCGTGATATGACAACGCTGGTTCATGAGATTTCCCGGGCTATTGTCCCTTATTTGCAGCAGCCGTTCATTTTGTTCGGCCACAGCCTGGGGGCTCGGCTGGCGTTTGAGATTGCCCGGAACATCCGCCGTAAATGGAATTTACAGCCCAGCCGTCTGATTGTCTCCGGCAGCCGTGCGCCGGAAATACCTGAGCCCAAGCCGCTGCACGGCTTGCCGGACAGCGCGTTTATCGAGGAACTGCGCCGTTTTTCGGGAACGCCGGAAGCTGTTTTGCAGAGCCGCGAGCTGATGGAGCTTTTTCTGCCGGTGCTGCGGGCCGATTTTACGGTTGATGAAACTTACGTCTATTCGGCTGATAAACCGCTGGAATGCCCGATTTCGGCTTTCGGGGGAACCAAAGACCCGGAAGCCGGCTCTAAAGAGGTGCAAGGCTGGGCGCGGCATACTAGTTGCTCTTTTTCACTGGAAATGCTGGAGGGAGGGCACTTCTTTCTGCAAACGGCCAGACCGGCGCTGCTGCGGTCGGTTGGTAAAATTCTTCTGGGGCATCTGGCCGCTGCGGCCGTTGCCGGAAAAAAGGAGGTTAACGCAGGCTTATGA
- the epsC gene encoding serine O-acetyltransferase EpsC: MIPLLEDIRAIYRHDPACRNLEFLLYPSLHVITVHRIVIHPLYRLGMPFLPRMFSQLMRFFTGIEIHPGAKIGSGFFCDHGCGVVIGETVEIGRNCTLFHGVTLGGTGKAKRKRHPTIGDHVYIGHGVTILGPVMIGSNSKIGAQTVIVNRDVPEHCTVIGSPPKIIKLAGNKTEIDLPVSDYRYAERQQEGNEKKTVEQVCLDKP; encoded by the coding sequence ATGATACCGTTGCTGGAAGACATACGGGCGATTTACCGGCATGACCCTGCCTGCCGGAACCTGGAGTTTTTGCTTTATCCATCCCTGCATGTAATTACCGTGCACAGAATTGTTATCCATCCGCTTTACCGCCTGGGAATGCCCTTTCTGCCGCGTATGTTTTCCCAGCTGATGCGTTTTTTTACCGGTATTGAAATTCATCCGGGGGCGAAAATCGGATCAGGTTTTTTTTGTGATCACGGCTGCGGGGTAGTCATTGGGGAAACGGTGGAAATAGGGCGCAACTGTACTTTGTTTCACGGCGTTACCCTTGGCGGAACCGGCAAAGCCAAACGCAAGCGCCATCCCACCATCGGCGATCATGTCTACATCGGGCATGGCGTAACCATTCTGGGGCCGGTGATGATCGGCAGCAACAGCAAAATTGGCGCCCAGACGGTAATTGTCAACCGGGATGTTCCCGAGCATTGCACTGTCATCGGCTCGCCGCCTAAAATTATCAAACTGGCTGGAAATAAGACGGAAATCGATCTTCCTGTTTCAGACTACAGATATGCTGAGAGACAGCAGGAAGGCAATGAGAAAAAAACGGTGGAACAGGTCTGCCTGGACAAGCCGTAA